GTGATCACATTGTAGGTGATTGGTCATAAACAGCGGGAACTGACGTAATGGTGCACAAATTGTTAAATGATGGGAAGATCCCCATAAATGGTCAAGAAGTGTAAAAGCCTTTTGGTGCTTTCTTTTATTCACTTCGTGATCTTTAACTAAACATTGCTTAATTATTTCTTGGAATCTTTTTGATTTGTCCTTTACAATACCtcatatcattaaaaataatattagttgATGATAATTATCCATAGATAAGCATAAAATTTGCCTTTCTATGCTTTTTTTTGTTCATTTGACTATCTTCTCTAAACTATGGGATGGGATTTGCAATTTTGTTGTATTGTTGATACTTCTCCTTCTATTGCTTTATACTAGGAATTGACTACTTCAACTGCTGTGTTTGCAAATAAAGCACTATCTGAGCCAATTCTTGTCTCTACGAGAAACAGGCTTGTTAGAAATCTTCAGACAGGTAAGTACCTAACTATGTTTTATTCTCACTGTCTTTTGTGACATGTTATAAGCATAAACTCTTATATGATAATGAAAATCACTATTGGAAGTTCCAGTTTCCATTTTCGAATGGCACACTTTTATTCAGTGTCTCGTATTTATGCTTTAGGACATTTATCCATGATTGCAATCTTGGTTGCTCTGGCTAGATGATTTCATAAAAATACATAATATGGCAACTCTGGGTAATGGATATCCAATGAAATGAAATTATATGTGTTTTTCATAATCATGTAGTTATTTTTCCTAGTGGATGGTACACAAGCTTTATCCTAACTAATTCAATAGGTTGGTTTATGACTCTGAATTTTGGAACTTTTTGTCAACTTCTCGATTCATGCCAGCTGGCACGTATATTGGCCACACATGACCTGCATGCCTTTATTCTAACAAAACTTAAGATCTTGTTATTTTCTGCATTGTATTGATTATAGCATATGTACTCATATAAAGTTACGACCAACTTGCATATTCTTTAAAAACAGCATATCTTTGAGTTTTCTTAGGGGTCATTTCATGCAGTGAAATTCGATTTCGTTTTCACATATGGAAAAACTTACATAGCATTACTTGTATAATAGACTGCCTTTGCATGTGTAGGAATTCGGAATTTGATTTTTGAGGATCTTACATCTTTGTTGTTACTGTTCTTTGGCTACTTTCCAGGTAATAGTTCAAGTATAGCCAATACAAAGTTCCATACTTCAACCAAAAGATATTATGATAAGACATTTAGGACAAAGCAGGTGCCATTCAAATTGAACAAGAACCGTGCACTCTCTTGGCACAAGAAAATATCTGATGATAACCTTGTGATAAGCTTTTCGGATGATGACAGTGGAACTGACTCTGAAAATTCAAAACCTGAAGCAACAACAGAAAAGAAAGATAATGCAGTTAGATCAGTTAAGTGTAAGATGCCACTTACATTATCACGGAGACAGCATGAAATACTGCATCAGTCAACACAATTTGGAACAAGACTGAAGTCAAACAAAGGAGTTGCAGGCCGTGTCCCCTTTTCATCGACTGGAAAAAACAATGGATCCAACTTTGGGCCTCCAAGGACCTCTTCATCTGAGAAGGTTGAGCACATTCAGAAGCAAATTACTGCTTTGAAGTCTTCAATAAGCCAGGTACATGGTCAAATTCGAGATACCGTCTTAGCTGATAGTGCTGTAGAAAGTTTGCGCCATCAAATTGCTTTAAGAGAAAATGAACTTAATGTTCAAATGAAGTCACTTGCTCAAACCAAAGACAGAGTTACTGGTTCTTATAATGATCACCTTGAACAGCTGAACCAGAAGTTAGACAACCAGGTTGCTGATATTGATGGAACTGCAGCTGCTAATGCAAAAGGACTAGCCCTTAACATTCGACCAACCAAACGCTTGAAGCTTGATGAACACTTGGAAAGAATTCAAGGCTCTGATGGTCTACTACTAATGCAAGAACATTCTACCAAATCTATGGCAGAATCCCATCAGCAACTCATGGGAGAAAGTAGTTATCTTGAAGTGAACAGTGTACTTGGGTATGATGGAAGTGAAAAAGGGAAAAGGTTGTCCATAATAAATCAAGAAATCAACAAGAGTCATCGTGATGTCAATGAAAATGTCCTGGGATCATCTAAAGTTAAGCACGCTGGACTGGAAGATAATGAGATGCTGTTGCCTTCTTTTGTTACTGACTCTACTTTGTATGCTGACCCCGAGATGAACTCTAAGCAAGAAGTTAACAGCAAGATCACTGGTGATGCATCCTGCAGCTATCTTAAGTCTGACAAAGGGCCTGAACTGTTGGCCTCTGCATTGTTAGATCAAAGCTTATATTTGGCTCAAACGGGACCTGCTCTTGAGGTTGGATCTTTTTCTTATATTTCGACAGATTTAATATGGTATATGTGTATTTTTCTTGATCTTTTTGTTTATATGTACTCTTTTGTTTGGGGAAACCAGAAAAGAATTGCCTACTCTAGTTCAGGGTCTGTTGGTGCATAACAAGAATATTTTGTATTGTGGCAATTTTAGATCTGTTGGATTCTTAGAGGGATCAACCTTAATAATATTTGGAGATAacatttgattaacaattttagttGGAAGTACTAGCACAAAACAAGAGGTAGTTTTCTGCATGGGACCTGAGCTGTTGACTTTTGCATTCTTAGATCTCCATGTTACTTTGTCTTGAGGTGGATCAACAAATTTAATATAGTGTATGTGTATTTCTcttaatctttttgtttattgtaCTCTTTTGTTTGGGGAAACCAGAAAAGAATCTCTTCCTAGTTCAGGGTTGGTAATGAATAATGACAAGATTTTTGTATTGTGGTAACTCCAGATCTGCCAGATTCTTGGAGGGATCAACCTTAATAATATTTTGAAGATaacatttgatttgatttttttagTTGGAATACTAGTACAAAACAAGAGGTAATTTCTTTCTGTTCTGTGATTCTGAACCATAAAATTCTGTGGATTTTCTGCATGATTTTGTTTGGGCATGTTATGCAAATAGCTACTATTACCAATAGTTTGGGTAGATGGTTGGATGATGTCCTTTCTGTTTGTTGATTAGTAGGATCGAAATAATGTGGTGATAGGGATTATCTtattcatcaaacatgatttgttAAATGACTAGTTAACATTGATTCCTCCTTCAGAAGCTACTTGTATCATCAAACTTTCCTCTCGAGAAGTTCTCAGTTGATGCCCTACAGAACAATTTGCGTGATGCTGAATATTAATTTTGTTATTTCTTTGGGTCAGGGTGGCATCTCAGAGTGGGGGACCATGAATTTGGAATCTTTATTAGAGATGGAGGAGCTGCAAGACAAGGAGTTGGAAGAGGCACAAGAGCTCAGACAGCAGTGTGAGCTTGAAGAAAGGCATGCGCTTAAAGCTTATCGGAAGGCACAAAGAGCTTTGATTAAAGCTAATGAGAGATGTGTCATTCTACATAGGAACAGAGAAATTATAACTGCTAAGCTTCAAACATTAATGCTGGAGTCATCCAACTCTATATGGCCTTCCAATAAGCAAGCTCATGGGGAAAGTATGCTGTTTTCCAGATTGGGATATAGTATACCAACTAAAGGTCAGACATCAGAGCATTTAGgtgacaaattaaatcataatttctcaGATGGAGCTCCTCTTGATGCATCTTATAAACAGATAGACAGACATGGCTCTTGTGCTAACCAGTTTTCCGAACCTGATGATAGTACTTCAGAACAGAGAGACAAAAGTGCTGCTAATGGTCTTGGTAGTCCATTTCAAAATCTGTCtacagatgatgatgaagaaaatCTAGCTTTGGATAACAGATATGTTGAGTCAAATTTGGCATGCCTTATAGATGTTGGAAATCATGTAGAAGAAACTTCTGTTGTTGATGTCAATAAAGATGGAGATTCTCAGGACTATGACCTTGAAGCTGCCTTGAGGTCCAAATTGGTCGCACGGTTTGGTATGAGAACATCATGTAAGAGTGCTGACATTAGCAATATTGAATGCCAAGTTGATCGAGCAATTAACAGCAAAGTTGAGAAATCTTGTACTTCTTTTGACCAACAACTACAGGAGCAGAAGAAAACTTGTGTGTCTAATCCTGAAGGTATTTCATTTATATTTATCAATGACTTTCTTTAAATTGTTAGCTTGATCAAATGACTTTTGAgggatcaatttttttttaatgttttatatttttttttctatttgtcaGTATTCACTTTCCAACAATTTACTTTTGTGGTTATGTGTTTGTGAAGGGATGACATTTCCTTGAGCTGCCATTTAGCTCTACGGAACTCATTCACCCTGCAAAGCTTGAGAGCTTCGTTTACCCTAGGTATAGAGGCAAGGAACTCAGAGTAGGTTATCATGAAGGCCAACCTCTTGTTGTTCAACTAAGGTTGTCCAAAGAGTTAGAGTTATGGGGTTGTTTCATCCTTGGGATCACAAAGGAATGATATTTTAGCTAGAAATGCTTTGGCAGAAGGTCCTTGATTAACATACTGTTTGTCTAGAGAAGGGATCATTGTGAGGGTGAGGGGAATAGTCTAAAATGggctcttcatttttttttaatctatttgaaTAGTTAATTTCCATTGTTTCTAATTAGCAAAACTCGATTAAGGAGCCATGTGTTATAGGTTCATGTCATATGCGATAAATTTTTAAATACTGGTCATGCTGACCTCTTTCGCTCAGTATTTCCTGAGAAAAAATGAATCTACTAGTACTAACCTATATGGTCCAATATTAGTTCTTGGTCAGACTGGCAAATACCAGTCCTTGAAACCTTGATTTGCTATGCTACTTATCCGCTACACCGATGTTGACACAATGTGACAAGGGTGCTGGCCTTGGATATCAGTTAGACTCAACCAAAATCGTCCAAAAATCGATTGGACTTCATCTGGCTTGATCGATTTGGGACACTCAAACAAGGAATGTTGATAATCATTTGTGAAATTAAATAAAAGTTTCATCGACTGTGGAGCAAGTATACTGGTCGATATGGACCATCAACCAGCATTTACTAGTTTGACAGAGGACCGGTATGGCCATATGGTCTTGTAAGGGTAGGTTGGtattacttttttttattaatttttttggttGACATTGGAGCGGGATGGGTCAGGTGTCCATCCATTATGCTTGTACTGTACTGATTATTTACATTACTAAAACTGGTATTGGACCGAGATTTAAAACCTCAATGTGGAGCCTTAGGCTTAACCTAGAACATTCCATAAATGACCTCTGAAATTAATTTCACTTTTCCTTGATCTCAATATCTTAATATGGTCATACCAGTCCATTCTTTCATCTTAATATGTTTACTAGTTTTTCATCTTTTACTAGTTTACTAGTTTTGTGACGATTATTTACTAGTTTTGAACCTAGAGCATTTGCTAGTTTTTCATCTTAATATGTTTTGTGCCGGTTATTACTTGACTTCcattctttctcttccttcttgTAGGAGAGTATGTTTTCGATACATCTatcttatattaaaaaaataatgcatTATATTTTTTGGCATGGTATCTGTATTCTTTTAAAATTTTACCATTTGGTTGTCTTTACCAAATTGAAGGCTAATCAAGAATTTTACAGAACCTTTAGTTTGGAAGTAATTTTTCCTCATTTTCTACCATTTTTGAGCAGCTTAATCCTAAACTAGCCAGCATAAATTGGAGTGGAAGATGCCAATTGAGGCTATAAGCCTATAATAAtggttttcctctctctctctctctctctctctctctctctctctctcttctgttctTTCACTAGAAGCATTCCTTGGACACTTTTCCTCTCCAAAGGTCACCAGAGAATAAGAGGACTGTGCTTACAGCATGCAATAGTCGATCTGCCAGCCAACATATGCTTCATACAATGCACCAACATATTTATGATTCTTGAACCTTCAAATTCATGGCTTTTATTATtgacttgtgatttttttatacGTTGATCCTAATTCAGTTTTGAGGCATTTTGTCCTTTTCTCCTTGTATCTAGTGTGGTTTCTGAGGGTGGATCTTGGTACACGATAAGGTTGTTCTGAGTCATGGAAGCAGTCTCACTATATTTTAAACAGTAAGATTAGTAAGACTATATAGATTGACCCTTCCTACCCCTGCATTGTTAGGAGACGAGTATGCTCTTTTATTTACTGTGGTTTTTGCTTGAATTTTGTGCTAGGTCCTTCATCAACTGATATCCAGGTTCATTTAATCTGTTCTTTTTCATCTCACTGGAGTTAGTGTTGACCAAGGAGTGACAAACCAAGTAAAGTGGGGCCCAACTTCGAGTGGTCCACATGCGATACTAGGCCTACCGGGTTTAACACCTAGTTCTTTACTGCTTTTTAAACCATAATAACCCAGTCCTCACCCCCTCATCCACCactccccccctctctctcttttcttcttgcaCCATCTAGGCCCCACCCTGTCCGGTACTCCTCTCCTTCATCTACTTCTTCTTTGCTGCTCCCTCCCCTCTTCTTCACCTTCACCTCCTCTTTTTTTCCCCAAAAAGATACTTTAATTAATttagaaaccaagtgaaacctaaGCTCTGCTTATCAGAGCTAAAAAAACAAAGACAAAAAGGGAAGCCAATTTGACCTCCAAAAAGCTCAAGTCTGGTTACATTTCACAGCATTGGCTAACCAAAGTCATAGTGGTTAGCTTCTCTAAATACCTCCTTCTCTTATTatccttttcttcctctcttcctcttcttcttttcctcctccctctccctcctaCTTGGCCCCCACCTCTCGTGGCactatagtggatgccagtgtacATGTGCTGGTATGTTGCCACGAACCAGATTTGCACCGGTCCGGTTATGGACTGGCATAGGTACAATACCTGAAATATAGAACCTTGATGTTGACATCCTTAATGTGTTTCTTTTGAAAAAGAAGCCTCTTGACAATTAATTACAAAAACCAATTTTATCTATATATGGTTTGTGGTGTACTCTATGAATTACAGATTTGATTCTGGTCTTGTGCTGTAATTGTTAAACTTATTGTTCAAtaagtccttttttttttcctattcgcTGATGAATTGTTGAGGACATGGTGACTTGTTCTTGCTATATAATTTGCattaaattaaattgttcttcctctGTTCCTGCCTTATTTAGGCATGTGATGACATTTTCAATTGCTATTGCCACTTCTTGTCTCTATATGGTTGATGTCAACGTCATATTTTGTCTCTAAGACTCTAACTTAGTGGATGTTGTATGATTATGGATATTATGTCCTGGtgaatactaagagaaaagagctCTTAAAGCTAAAGTAATGCTTGAAAGGAATATAATTGGATGGGAACCATGTAATTGTCAAACATTTGATTAGTGATGGGTGTATGACACAAACATGTATGCTACTTAGGAGTACACCTAACCAGAAAAGAGTCATTCCCTTCTGGTCTTATGTGTTGGTATTAACCTAACAGTCAGAAGATTTGGGTTGTTCCCTTTTTGAACTTTAAATGATTTCTGTAGGACCACTTCTTTTTTAGTTATTGCTTACTTAAGTATAATACTGTTATCCTGGAATTTGTGCAGGCATTTCTGAGGTTGGAGGAAGCATGAACTTGGGATCTGTTGAGCATTGTGGCCAGTCTCAACAATGTATGTTTTCCTTGAAGAGTGAAGCTCATAGGAATGACGATCCTGCAGAAAGCAGTAGCTTTTTAAATGAAACATGCTTGTCAGTTTCCAAACCTATTTTGTCAGTACCTTCTTCAATTCTGCATAATGTGTTGCCACTTTTGAAGTTAAAAATCCCTGCTTGTCATAGTGAGGTCTCAATCACCAAAGAAAAAGGTTCCCTAATGGACCAGTCCCATGAAGTTACAGCTTGTTTGCCAGATGCTATTGATGATTACACACAAAGGAGTGCCAGAAATCCAGTAATATGTGAAATGAGTTACAGCTTGTGTGATCCTTCAATTGATCCTTTTTGGCCCTTTTGTTTGTTTGAGCTCCGGGGGAAATGCAATAATGATGAGTGCCCATGGCAACATGTCAAACAATGCACGAAGAGAAAACTAAAGCAAGATGGATTTTTAGTTACCTATAACACAGGTGCGTATCTTGTAGTCTAACATTTACCCTGGTGAATAGTATTATtacctcaccacaatcttctgatGCAGATGTTCATTGTCATGCTTTGACTGCTGAAATTTCTCATAGTGCCTTAGAATCTGTTCATGATCTCTACAAACATTTTGTGCCTATACCTGCTTattatattggttcaactcttataAAAGTGGACTCACACTTATATCACTCGGTGCTGGCTCGTAGCATCTGGCAGTATTGGCAAAGGGGGTTTTCTGCATCCTTTCCTTTACCTTTTTCTATACAAAGAATTCTTCCTCAAGATGCACCATTCTTACAAACTAGTGATGATACCGTTGCAGATTATGATAGTTGGAGTAGGCATTCTTGGTATCTTCAATGCCAGGATGGTAAGATGGTAGGTCCAATGAACTTCATAGTCTGAAATTCTTCATTAATGTTTGAGTTTCTGAAAAACGTAGTAGATTTGGTCAATCACTATAATTTCTCTAAATTAATGTCTACAATTTCTGATGGGGTCTTGTTATTTAATGTGGCTTTGGGAGAttgtaattttttgaattttaataTCTATAGCCAGTCGTTTGTCATACTTGGTGAGATTATGGAGTCTTAATAATAGTACGGTAGCTATGCAAAGCATTTGTGAAGTGATCATTTGGCTTTCTTGACCAAGTATTTGTCACTTCCTTAAGAATTGATATAACTGTCCTCAAGTGTTGCTTTTCTCTGATTCGTGGTCTTACTTCTGTAGAAGAAATTCATACAAGGGTTACCAGATTCTGAGCAATCCCTGGAGTTGGCACTTGATCTGTTCTGTGGGAAGTTCTACAAACCAGAGAGGAAGAAGGTGATATCGTTTACTATTCTCTTTCGAATTGATGATTAGAACA
This Musa acuminata AAA Group cultivar baxijiao chromosome BXJ1-2, Cavendish_Baxijiao_AAA, whole genome shotgun sequence DNA region includes the following protein-coding sequences:
- the LOC103975273 gene encoding uncharacterized protein LOC103975273 isoform X2 — protein: MVETGNFPPPKPAAPAPAPSPANPSSKSPSREDGELSSGEDAELTTSTAVFANKALSEPILVSTRNRLVRNLQTGNSSSIANTKFHTSTKRYYDKTFRTKQVPFKLNKNRALSWHKKISDDNLVISFSDDDSGTDSENSKPEATTEKKDNAVRSVKCKMPLTLSRRQHEILHQSTQFGTRLKSNKGVAGRVPFSSTGKNNGSNFGPPRTSSSEKVEHIQKQITALKSSISQVHGQIRDTVLADSAVESLRHQIALRENELNVQMKSLAQTKDRVTGSYNDHLEQLNQKLDNQVADIDGTAAANAKGLALNIRPTKRLKLDEHLERIQGSDGLLLMQEHSTKSMAESHQQLMGESSYLEVNSVLGYDGSEKGKRLSIINQEINKSHRDVNENVLGSSKVKHAGLEDNEMLLPSFVTDSTLYADPEMNSKQEVNSKITGDASCSYLKSDKGPELLASALLDQSLYLAQTGPALEGGISEWGTMNLESLLEMEELQDKELEEAQELRQQCELEERHALKAYRKAQRALIKANERCVILHRNREIITAKLQTLMLESSNSIWPSNKQAHGESMLFSRLGYSIPTKGQTSEHLGDKLNHNFSDGAPLDASYKQIDRHGSCANQFSEPDDSTSEQRDKSAANGLGSPFQNLSTDDDEENLALDNRYVESNLACLIDVGNHVEETSVVDVNKDGDSQDYDLEAALRSKLVARFGMRTSCKSADISNIECQVDRAINSKVEKSCTSFDQQLQEQKKTCVSNPEGISEVGGSMNLGSVEHCGQSQQCMFSLKSEAHRNDDPAESSSFLNETCLSVSKPILSVPSSILHNVLPLLKLKIPACHSEVSITKEKGSLMDQSHEVTACLPDAIDDYTQRSARNPVICEMSYSLCDPSIDPFWPFCLFELRGKCNNDECPWQHVKQCTKRKLKQDGFLVTYNTDVHCHALTAEISHSALESVHDLYKHFVPIPAYYIGSTLIKVDSHLYHSVLARSIWQYWQRGFSASFPLPFSIQRILPQDAPFLQTSDDTVADYDSWSRHSWYLQCQDGKMKFIQGLPDSEQSLELALDLFCGKFYKPERKKALSVLSRAIEADPNSICLWVVYLHIFYRKEKSIGKDDMFFHAVQHNGCSHELWLMYISSRVKVNDRLDAYNDALSMLCQKKLICDKEQKYRSACVLDIFLQMVDCFCMCGSVEKAVRRIYQLSSASDSEQSGDTVLAEILSCLTYPDQCIFWICCIYLVMYKKLPQEIIQHFEVEKDLPFSIDWPFVQLTTDETDRVGELMKFALQRVALDVDENHQKRDTTALRSLHFLAVSHVRFVTALNGFHRSAELLVKYMELYPTCVELVLLSVRLQENGKTDVFWRGFEDILCNWPKEVPGFQCLWNQYIEHELVKGTDCAEKLIDQWFQQFGELSDPQCRNLEGKDADFCRSSEQPLLVESAGSDHTNSDDKMFGLINLSLHRMFKNDVRGACNAVDEALKLASPKYYRHCLREHAALFLLKGLKSPHNIHGQVILDLLNIYFGDTRILPRLELLSRRYYQSIKKSRIRQLIDEIIGSVPADFSLLNSVLEACYGPTFLPEKIDPKDLVDFVESLMEFTPANYRLALSVYKFIARNYSDSGVASDGIVFWGSCLLVNSIFQSAPVAPESVWLEAAALLRNSEVQGIAERFYQQALSVYPFSVKLWKSYLDLSKMTENEDVVTEAARERGLELNTTPD
- the LOC103975273 gene encoding uncharacterized protein LOC103975273 isoform X1, with the protein product MVETGNFPPPKPAAPAPAPSPANPSSKSPSREDGELSSGEDAELTTSTAVFANKALSEPILVSTRNRLVRNLQTGNSSSIANTKFHTSTKRYYDKTFRTKQVPFKLNKNRALSWHKKISDDNLVISFSDDDSGTDSENSKPEATTEKKDNAVRSVKCKMPLTLSRRQHEILHQSTQFGTRLKSNKGVAGRVPFSSTGKNNGSNFGPPRTSSSEKVEHIQKQITALKSSISQVHGQIRDTVLADSAVESLRHQIALRENELNVQMKSLAQTKDRVTGSYNDHLEQLNQKLDNQVADIDGTAAANAKGLALNIRPTKRLKLDEHLERIQGSDGLLLMQEHSTKSMAESHQQLMGESSYLEVNSVLGYDGSEKGKRLSIINQEINKSHRDVNENVLGSSKVKHAGLEDNEMLLPSFVTDSTLYADPEMNSKQEVNSKITGDASCSYLKSDKGPELLASALLDQSLYLAQTGPALEGGISEWGTMNLESLLEMEELQDKELEEAQELRQQCELEERHALKAYRKAQRALIKANERCVILHRNREIITAKLQTLMLESSNSIWPSNKQAHGESMLFSRLGYSIPTKGQTSEHLGDKLNHNFSDGAPLDASYKQIDRHGSCANQFSEPDDSTSEQRDKSAANGLGSPFQNLSTDDDEENLALDNRYVESNLACLIDVGNHVEETSVVDVNKDGDSQDYDLEAALRSKLVARFGMRTSCKSADISNIECQVDRAINSKVEKSCTSFDQQLQEQKKTCVSNPEGISEVGGSMNLGSVEHCGQSQQCMFSLKSEAHRNDDPAESSSFLNETCLSVSKPILSVPSSILHNVLPLLKLKIPACHSEVSITKEKGSLMDQSHEVTACLPDAIDDYTQRSARNPVICEMSYSLCDPSIDPFWPFCLFELRGKCNNDECPWQHVKQCTKRKLKQDGFLVTYNTDVHCHALTAEISHSALESVHDLYKHFVPIPAYYIGSTLIKVDSHLYHSVLARSIWQYWQRGFSASFPLPFSIQRILPQDAPFLQTSDDTVADYDSWSRHSWYLQCQDGKMKKFIQGLPDSEQSLELALDLFCGKFYKPERKKALSVLSRAIEADPNSICLWVVYLHIFYRKEKSIGKDDMFFHAVQHNGCSHELWLMYISSRVKVNDRLDAYNDALSMLCQKKLICDKEQKYRSACVLDIFLQMVDCFCMCGSVEKAVRRIYQLSSASDSEQSGDTVLAEILSCLTYPDQCIFWICCIYLVMYKKLPQEIIQHFEVEKDLPFSIDWPFVQLTTDETDRVGELMKFALQRVALDVDENHQKRDTTALRSLHFLAVSHVRFVTALNGFHRSAELLVKYMELYPTCVELVLLSVRLQENGKTDVFWRGFEDILCNWPKEVPGFQCLWNQYIEHELVKGTDCAEKLIDQWFQQFGELSDPQCRNLEGKDADFCRSSEQPLLVESAGSDHTNSDDKMFGLINLSLHRMFKNDVRGACNAVDEALKLASPKYYRHCLREHAALFLLKGLKSPHNIHGQVILDLLNIYFGDTRILPRLELLSRRYYQSIKKSRIRQLIDEIIGSVPADFSLLNSVLEACYGPTFLPEKIDPKDLVDFVESLMEFTPANYRLALSVYKFIARNYSDSGVASDGIVFWGSCLLVNSIFQSAPVAPESVWLEAAALLRNSEVQGIAERFYQQALSVYPFSVKLWKSYLDLSKMTENEDVVTEAARERGLELNTTPD